From a region of the Oryza sativa Japonica Group chromosome 6, ASM3414082v1 genome:
- the LOC107278272 gene encoding acyl transferase 15-like has translation MIPWSFVNRVKAEFVSRNGGGGGRRRCSVFDVVTAAIWQCRTRAIHGRRCRSDAPAVLLFAVNARPHIGAKDGYYGNCITRQVVASTADAVAYGDIVDVVKLVNDAKERIPEELLRNKLRGKQGVDGGGGEGLFVGPMHRLYVSSWAGLGLDGIDFGGGKPARVIPRMEVTVMPSCLPCLPCSRSNGSDGVNAVAWCVTDEHVDVFRAELAKLQ, from the coding sequence ATGATCCCATGGAGCTTCGTCAACCGTGTCAAGGCCGAGTTCGTGAGCCggaacggtggcggcggcggccggcggcgctgctccgTGTTCGACGTGGTCACCGCCGCGATATGGCAGTGCCGCACCCGCGCGATccacggccgccgctgccgcagtgACGCTCCCGCGGTGCTCTTGTTCGCGGTCAACGCACGGCCGCACATCGGAGCCAAGGACGGGTACTACGGCAACTGCATCACGCGGCAGGTGGTGGCGTCCACGGCGGACGCGGTGGCGTACGGCGACATCGTCGACGTGGTGAAGCTCGTCAACGACGCCAAGGAGCGGATACCGGAGGAACTCCTCCGGAACAAGCTGAGAGGGAAGcagggcgtcgacggcggcggcggcgaggggctcTTCGTCGGCCCGATGCACCGCCTGTACGTGTCGAGCTGGGCGGGCCTCGGCCTCGACGGTATCGACTTCGGCGGCGGGAAGCCAGCCAGGGTGATACCCCGCATGGAGGTGACGGTGATGCCGTCCTGCTTGCCATGCCTACCGTGCTCGAGGTCGAACGGCAGCGACGGCGTGAACGCGGTGGCGTGGTGCGTGACGGACGAACACGTCGACGTGTTCCGGGCTGAGTTGGCAAAGCTGCAGTGA
- the LOC136357047 gene encoding acyl transferase 15-like, whose amino-acid sequence MKDIVVSKSGPPVLVTPSSEPTPAAATIRLTSADKSRLGLSFTAFLVFERRRRRSRVHRPAETVRRALSRALVHYYPLAGHVVAAGDDDNVVLSCTGEGGGLPFVAATASCTLEDVDDGDGDLPLADLAIWYGGESCWMSDPLLMMQVTEFECGGFVVGVTWNHGVADTYGLAQFLRAVGELACGLPSPSVIPVRYDESMPEIPDQLAPVALKAPLAD is encoded by the exons ATGAAGGACATTGTGGTATCCAAGTCCGGGCCACCGGTGCTCGTCACCCCGTCGTCGGAGccgacaccggcggcggcgaccatccgCCTCACCTCCGCCGACAAGTCCCGCCTCGGACTGTCATTCACGGCGTTCCTCGTcttcgagcggcggcggcggcggagtcgtgTCCACCGCCCGGCCGAGACCGTACGACGGGCACTGTCACGTGCTCTCGTTCACTACTACCCCTTAGCCggccacgtcgtcgccgccggcgacgacgacaacgtcGTGTTGTCGTGCACCGGCGAGGGCGGGGGCCTGCCGTTcgtcgcggcgacggcgagctgcaCGCTGGaggacgtcgacgacggcgacggcgacttgcCGTTGGCCGACCTTGCTATCTGGTATGGTGGGGAGTCATGCTGGATGTCCGATCCGCTGTTGATGATGCAGGTGACCGAGTTTGAGTGCGGCGGGTTCGTCGTCGGGGTGACATGGAACCATGGCGTGGCTGACACCTACGGGTTGGCGCAGTTTCTGCGAgccgtcggcgagctcgccTGTGGGCTCCCGTCGCCGTCCGTCATTCCGGTCAG GTACGATGAGTCCATGCCTGAAATCCCCGACCAGCTGGCTCCCGTCGCACTGAAGGCGCCGCTTGCCGACTAG